CTTTCAAACTGATCAAAAGATAGATACAATATGATCAGGCAGCAGAGAACGTCAAAAACGTGTAAAGATAATTACACGATAAACAGGAAAGTATAGGTAAAATATGAGCAGAATCATCAGTATTGGAAAGCAGGATTTTGTATCTTTAAGAAAGAACCATTATTTTTATATTGATAAAACAGATTTTATAAGGCAGTGGTGGGAAAGTGAAAAATACCGCATACGGCAGGGAACATATCGGGTTATTTTTGTCAGCTTTGCGGATGTAAAACAGAACAATTACAAAGGTGCTGTTCAAAAGATAAAAAATATTATTGTGGATGTTTATAGACAAAACCGCTATCTAAATGAACAGGAATGTTTTACAGAGAATGAGCATCGGCAGATATGAAGATACAGATGGAAAGTCTTTTAAACGGAAAGACGATTGAAGTTAATTTTGATGAACAGATCGTGTTCAGCCATCTTGCACAGGATGAAAGCGCGGTATGGAGTCTTCTGGTAGCAAGTGGTTATTTAAAGGTTGAGGATGTGGATGCAATGAATTATTGTATGAATAAGATTACGCTTGCAACGTTTAGTTATTTTGATGTCGGAAGGGAAGACGCTGGAAATCAGGAACCAGAAAGATTTTATCATGGATTTGTGCTTGGACTGATAGCAGACCAGACAGATATCTATGAAATCAGGCCGAACCGGGAAAGCGGCTTTGGCAGATATGATGTCATGATGAGTAGAAAGAGCGGGAAAAAACAAAAATACAGGCAATTATATTGGAGTTTAAGGTAAAAAATAATAAAAAAGAGCAGAAACTTGAAGAAACAATACAGGCAGCACTAGTGCAGATCAAAGAAAAAAATTATGATGCCGAACTGTTGGCACGGGGAATACCAAAAGAGAAGATCAGACATTATGGATTTGCATTTGAAGGAAAAAATGTGTTGATCGGATCGTGAGAAGATATGAAAGAAAATGGAATATTCTCTTTCCATCCGGTATAAAACATGATACGATGAGAAAAATAAAACCAAATAAAACAAAATGGAGATGAACATGAAAAAATATATTACCTTATTCCTTTCAATTTTTCTTGCAATGTCACTTGCTGCCTGTGGAAATAAAACAGACAGTCCAGATGCAG
The Roseburia rectibacter DNA segment above includes these coding regions:
- a CDS encoding PD-(D/E)XK nuclease domain-containing protein; this translates as MEFKVKNNKKEQKLEETIQAALVQIKEKNYDAELLARGIPKEKIRHYGFAFEGKNVLIGS
- a CDS encoding PD-(D/E)XK nuclease domain-containing protein; amino-acid sequence: MKIQMESLLNGKTIEVNFDEQIVFSHLAQDESAVWSLLVASGYLKVEDVDAMNYCMNKITLATFSYFDVGREDAGNQEPERFYHGFVLGLIADQTDIYEIRPNRESGFGRYDVMMSRKSGKKQKYRQLYWSLR
- a CDS encoding P-loop NTPase family protein produces the protein MSRIISIGKQDFVSLRKNHYFYIDKTDFIRQWWESEKYRIRQGTYRVIFVSFADVKQNNYKGAVQKIKNIIVDVYRQNRYLNEQECFTENEHRQI